The genomic region GGCTAcaatgttcaattcaattcaataaaactttattgatcccgaAGGTTGACCCCAaaggaaattgggttaaggctgccgacctttgCCAGGGCCATCTTACccttccgaccatacatacattacactacatcacatggggaagacaggtcagaggggTATAACAATgcaaaatgcacaacatgaggaaagacaaggagaaaaaagaacccCAGACTgcgctccaacagggagatcagtttgagaacagaaaaaacacctcagacatgagaagccaagcaggaaagataagggagagggagaaggagaaagtGCGACCGGCTCCGTCAAGAGCCAAGAGTCTTCAAGTCATACGTACTTCCAATTTATGCTtcagcatttaaaataaataaaataaatcatttaaaatgagaaaaactcCTATAAATACCTatactaaataaaataataaaataaatcactatttaaatataacagaacgtaatattttttttatattacctGTGCAGCTTATAAGGTGGATGATGGTTTGTTCTCTGCTTATATTGTTTTGGACGATACACATCAGCTTTCCCAGCAGCTGACCATGTAAACTGAtagaaacatttgaaatgttgcGGTTTTCTGCAATGCTAGGTTGGGTTTTTATCAACAAGTTATCATCCAAAAACAAGGTGAACTCTACTTCATCTCCTTCAGAGGAGCAGCTGACTGTCATCTGTTGTGGTGACAAACACATCTGCAAAACAGCTGGTTCTGACACAGGAGCTGAAAGACAAACATATAGTCAACATATAGTCACATATGGATGCAATACAAACTGCAATTTAACATCCACTGTCAGCTCTGCAGTGGTCGATATCTACAGACACTCTGTTTCTCTTTGTACCTGctaaattattattgttaaaaaaaactgcatcttgCAATTTTTGTGATCTTTGGGAGAGTTTGTCAAcatagatatttttttaaaacaaaatcctAAAACAGATCTatactgcttttaaaaaaaaaaacaacttacaaGTTAGTAATGTTTTTGATTATCCAAAGATATATTTTAGCTTTACAACACATTTAACATGTTCATTTCTGTTACATATATTTCACACTACCTGTGCAGCTTGTAAGGTGGGTGATAGTTTGTTTTCTGCTGGCATTGTTTTGAGCAACACATGTCAGGTTTCCCATTAGCTGACCAGGTAAGTTGATGGTAACATTTGAAACGCTGTTGTTTTCTGTACTGTTGGCTGTAGTCTGTATCAACAACTTATCATCCAAAGACAAAATGAGCTCTACTTCATCTCCTTcagagaaacagctgactgtCATCTGTTTTGGTGACAAACACATCTGCATAACAGCTGGTTCTGACACAggagctgaaaaaaacaaacatatagtCACATATAGACACAGTATCAACTGCAATATGACATTCACTGCTACTCTAAGGAGTGTAAATACATATCAATACAGGCTTTATGTAAGTGCTTACTCATAGCTTACTTATATAAAATGTGTGCATAAAATGAATGATAATTTGATAACTCTCTTATAATATATAACCAGCAATACGAACAACGATAAATACAAACTGTTCATGTAACTACctgctttttaaatttccagttttagcattttttttagcaCATTTTGACATGTACATTGTTATTACACAGATGTTATTCAATAAGTCAATAAGTTGTTGGTCTTACCGAGTATATGTAGATGGATGTTAACTGTGTGCAATAACACACCGTCAGTAGAACTGTGTGTTTCCATGCTGTACTCTCCAGAGtcattttttgttgctttttcgaGTTTCAATGTTCCATTTGGGAAAAATATAGTACGattcttgtatttttcattgAGACTAATTAATGTATCATTTATTAAGGTTAAAATTTTTTCTGTACTCTTTTTCAAGCTTGTCTTCATATGTGGTTTAGTAGGTATGTAAAAAACGAGTGGTTCTCctaaaactccaaaacacgtctGGGGTCCAGGTTCAGTTAGATTGCATTCTGAAGACCCTGgtaagaaaatgaataaataattttatacAAAGAGGGAAATTAATAACTATCATTTATTTGcactaaataaatgaaaaccatAAACTTTGTATCTATGTAACCAATTAATTGTTACTGACAAAATTCATGTGTATGAAACTTGAGTAATACTATTAATGGCACCGTTATCTGATGTACAGCACTATATCAAACAGAAATGTTCTCTCACCAGACTAAACAATAAATCATCTAAGTAATAACAAATAATaagataaaacattaaaatgtttaatgtggATTAACAATATGGATTCATTTTGTTCTTCTAGGTACTGTTTACTGGCTGAAGCGTACCTTGTGGCACAGCGGTCATTGCTGGAGTTGCGATGATGATGTAGATCAAAATCATCTTCTGTTTGGACAGAATCAGATTATTTTGCATGTGTAGTGTACTATCAAATGTGTGAATTATCTACACAATGAATCAATAGAAACTGTTCTTACTTTGGAAAATAATGCGACAACTACTGACATACTagacattttttcctttttaactaATGTCGCCATGACAACAGTCACTCACCATATTTAAAATAAGATGTCTTCTTACTCTCTGGCATGTGAATTCACCACTGGCACCTGGATGGTATATTTCTggtcttttttccctttcatgAAGAAAATGGAGGAAGACATTATTTGCCTTCATCACAACCAGAGCACGAGActcactgtaaatataaaatcaTTTGGTACACTACATTACTCTGTTTgggtcgggggacccgatccttggggtggaccaattttttgtgtgtggggtttaaaagccaccaAGGcacggtgtttagaaaaaatgcgtctcagcTGTTCTGATGCTCCTGACACATACGGGATCACTATGGGTTTTTGCTTaggcagcagttgtccttctctcctggattggctagagctttctttaggtgtcttaccagctttgacaaatgtccagGTGGGATGACCACATTTACtaagggccttcttgatgtgatgttcttctgcctccctggccgctgtgtctgtggggatggtgttggCTCtatgttgtagcgtcctgatgacacccactttatgctccagtggatgatgagagtcaaaccttaaatactgatccgtatgcgtaggtttacggtacacatcagcttttagatgtcccccattactgatggaaatctcacagtctaagaaggctaacctgccaattttcatatcctccctggtgaatttgatgtgtcggtccaccgagttaatgttATCCATGAATTGTGGTATGTCCTGGGACATTCCAGGGTAGGATaccaaagccctcttttccacttcttccatgtacaaattggccacgatgggtgaaactggggaaccCATGAcccacccatgtttctgcctgtagtactgacccttgtatgtgaaataGGTGGAATTAAGAtacagttccaaaagcaaacacacttggtcgaaGCTGAGAGTGGCAATGACCTCCCAGTGGAAATTTCCTTCAGTGGTGccggtttcagtcattatgctaatgtactgtttataagattggggcaacctacagtcagctgagactaaagaagtcacttggatgagtgacaaacgtttctcccactgaaaacactacgtccagatgaacagaatcaacttttggggatttacttacttggatgattgagcatgcatcaagacgatgTACGACGTTTAGTTAAAGttctgtgtgcatatgtgtgggTTGTACCTGTATGTCAGATATTTTCTAAAAATACCATTTTTTTGTTGGAAGCACTCACAGTATAAGACTTCCCATTACTTTAACAAGTCTAGTAACTCTCATTTTAATTGTTATATTAATTGTTATATGGCTGATCAAACAAATTATAACTATCAATGAATATTTTGCAGCAATAATTACATGTGAAAACAGTTTTCAAATTGctactttaagcttaaattttaCTGTTGTCGTCAACACATCAGCACTATTTATGACATATTTGTCTGAACTGTGGACACCAAAGCTATGGTGACCAATCAAAAGGGTTTCATAACATTTTTTGTGTTATCTAGTATTTTTTACAAtcataatcaatcaatcaatgtttacattttttagatTGTTTTTATAGTACAGTAATTTCACCGATTAGAATTAAGTTTAGCATTACTTACCAGCAACTGCAGTTCTTCTCTGTGGCGGCAGTTATGACGGGCTTtgggctgctgtgtttgtcttgTGGTTTGGACAGAAATGAGTAAGCATGTATTTAAAGTCATGTTAGTCTTACTCAAGCAATTAAGTGTCTCATTATACTTGTCTTTACTTATACAAACATGTAAATGCAGTAGTTAGACAAATTAGAGTATCACTAGTCATGTTTGAGCTGCTATGTGGATGGAAAGAGTATCTTTACTTACAGTTACTAAGTGTAGCCCAGAAAATCATCTCGGGGTTAAACTGTTGATAATAGAAGAGAATCTTTTAAGGTGTGTTTTGCAATATATGCAAAAAGACAGCATTGAGGGTTCCTTTAAATCATGGAAATGTCCCATTATATTACTATAGCATCACAAAAGTTTAGATAAGTTAATTCATCAAGACACCCAACACAGATAATCCCATGTTCTACTCTCACTAGACTGACTGTGATACCGCATGCTTCTCTGAATCTCTGTAAACATACCAATGAAGCACTATATGCCTTTAAAAGGATTTTATTCTCACGTCCTGTGAACTCATCAACATGGTCTACAGCAAGTATCGGTTGACACCCTAATGTGGGATGCTAAAACTATGTTAGGTTAAAACCACAGCTCtttccattttaaatttgttgcaGATGCACTGACTGATTGAAGTTTATATTTAAAGATACAAAGAAAGTACACCCACAcaaagtgtgagagagaggggtACAATATCATATAAACTGCAGGGAGAGAAATGTGATTATAATATATTAAGGTTAGTTAAATGATCTGGTATAAAAGTAATAGAATAATGTTCGTGTATTAAGAGTGGTTTATACTTTGGAGACATTActtcacaaagacacagtgaagCTCCTTCTGATCGTCTCTATACTTGTCCATCAACaccctgaaaacaaacactgtatcAGTAGCACTCTTTCTTGGCATTAAGCTATACTGCTGCTCACTCGTCACTTTCTCTCTTATTAACCTAGCTTCAACACTTTCCTTTCTCTTCATGGTATGGCTCATCCACTGTAAATCACTCATGTTCGTAAAAACTAGTACCAGTGCAATTCCCCATTCCTCAGCCATCTCACTCTCCAAGACTGAGTTAAAATAAATCAAGTTAAAAAGCcaactctatttttttttttaatctatcttagacagacagatagatggtGATGTAGTTTTATGATAAGCCAAAGCCAGCTTGGCTCAAAACTAACTCAAATTATCTCCAACACACTGCTGTAAGGTTACTATTAGTTTCAGGTGCATCACTCTGGTGCTGAACCCACCAGTTAGCTCATTTCTGTCACTTGGTGTATGGGTTTGATAGCTGAAGCATAAACCGAGCTAGCATAGTTGTTGTATTAACAAtaacatttcagtttttacaaAGCTACACTATACTtagattaaaaaatgacataaaCATGTACTTACAGCATACATGTGTAGTCTCTCCATGTAAGTCTGCTTTATATGTATACAACTAGCACTTGCAGTATACTAGGCAGCTGGTGGCTAAAATCACTGGTACTGgcgccacctggtggtgagcCTGTAATGCTTCATCCCAGGGTTAATATTAACAGACAGTCTGTTAAAAGAAGCTGTAACTCAGGAGTTTTCGGTCTTTTCAGTGCTTTGAGAAGAACACATGTCAGTTGTAAATCATTCATTTCTATGCATGCATCAGAGTCAACACATTTACGTTTatatttgagaacattttacacatttacaaagctttcacaaatctctgtttaaATTTCGATATTTGTTTACACATTTACAAATCTGATCTCTCACATATGGTTGTAAATAGGAAAACATGGATTGAGGTACAAATATACAACTATCCACTCAAATTTACAAAACAATTACTGCAGTAATAGCCTTTACAATCACAATTAAACAAGATCTTGCAGGTGTTCTGCATTTTATTGCACTGGAtccatcaccacctggtatggcaacagcactgcCTACAACttcaaagctctccagagagtggaGCAAAGATACagtaattggaggtgagcttccctccctccagcacatctacaggaagcggtgcctgaggaaagcggggaggatcctcaaagactccagtcaccccagtcacacactgttcaaACTACTTCAGTCCAGCAGGATGTATGATAGTGTCCGGTCctgaaccagcagactgagggaCAGCTTTTTCTATCAGGGCATCAGACTGCTCAACATTGACCACTAACATAGACACTTCACTGTCACTTACCGAAACTTCGACACTTATGCACTCCATATTGCACATAAATGCCatttcttttgcacaatattcaTACTGCTGACTTCtctatatgttatatatatataaaaacacccagcacgcccctgcgggcggtttatccttcaagctcaggtcctctaccagaggcctgggagattgagggtcctgcacagtatcttagctgttcccaggactgcgctcttctggacagagatctccgatgttattcccgggatctgctggagccactcgcctagcttgggagtcaccgcacctagtgctccgattaccacggggaccaccgttaccttcaagGACCATGAcatgttgcttgtgaagctttgACACAAGAATTTCtctcgcatgtgctgtaccagtgtGCCAATAATGtgttgtgacaataaaagtgatttgatttgattataaaagaaaacaataattcTTACACTCTTGTCTCTTTCCACTTTATGTCTGGCTTTGGTTTATAGTTTGTactgcaaaacacagaaaataaatgcaacattttgaGAATGTTGGGATTAAtactgggattaataaagtatgctgaTTGAGAAGGAATTGTGTGGAACACGAGGAAAACACGTTTTATTATACTTTCAAAATGTCACATGaccacaaaacatgacatataATACTGAGACTCTAAGCTGCAGGCAAAAAGCTGTATGCACTGAGAATACATGACTAAAATAACAAACTGTAACAGGAGAAGTATTTCTAGAGTGAgcctttcatgttttttgtattgttaCATAGAATAAGTGGGCATTTTGATATCTGCTATGATTCCTAATAGTAATATCAGGCCAGTGTTACGCAAGATACATGTATAGTATACACTTTCTCAGCGTGTGCTGTGCAACTAAGTTGGGTTTCATTGTTTTACAGTCATGACAGACACAGTGAATATTAGCTAAAATGTTTAAGCTATGAGATGATGGTTGATGCTTGACTCAGCTGTTGTCTTAGAGAGGCACAGCTCACCTTTGCTGTTATTTGCTATATATACAAAGAAGAGcacaagaaacacacaaacactaatgACCACAGCTTTTTAAATCTCCAGTGTTATATGTAAGATGTTGGTGAGAGCTTCTAACTGAAACTGCTAACTTGGCATGAACAGGTTTAAGACTGGTGCTAGGTCAGAATGTATTAGGGGAAAGCTAACTTGCATCTTGATTTGAACGTGGTGTTGCTTTTCTTGTACGCTGTTTCACTTTAACATCTGAGTAGATGATGTCATCTTCAGCATCATCTGAAAGACATAGAAACAGAAATTGATTTTTAGGTAGTCAAAAGATTTTACAATTATATATGAAAGACTTGTAACAATAATGTTAGGATACTGTCAGATTCAGGTAGTTTGTGCTATGTGCACCACTGCAATGGATTTTGAAAGAAACAACCAAAATATGATTGAATTCCAGACTTAGGGAATttaacaaaagtgttgcattaGCTGTTTATGAGTTGGATCTATTGAACCCTGATGTTAGATTGCATCCCAAAGACCCAAATTGATGCAGACCATCAAAACTTTAGGAGAACTTTAGAAGTCAGTAAACTGGtacattcttttaaaaaaggatttcACTGGCTGGCTCAGCAATgccattcttcttcttcccatGCAAACCTCCACCTCAGAGGCTCTTTGAGATCCCTCATGTAATCCCACCCCCACCTTGACCTCCTTCCTCACACTACACTACTGTCTCACTGTCTtcatacatgtcctgcaccaccctcatATAGTTCTTGGACACTCTTTTTTCTCATATAGTGCCCTGTTTTCTCTTCTCCACCCAGGCACAGTGCAACTCCTTCTGGCCTTCTCTATACTTCTCTATCAAAACTGTCTCATTAACATATGACTCTCTCATCCCTCCTTAACCTAATGTTAAAAAAACCTTCCCACAGCTTCAGGGAATGGTTCAGTCTGTTTTGCAAGTATCTTCCCTGTATCTTGTATCATATCTTCACAGGTATGTAATCTGGAGTTCAACGCTTCCGTACAGATCCTTTGCACTTCCTTCTTCACTATCTTCACTCCATTTGAGGCCTTCCTCTCTGAAGATGGTCCTTAAAATACTCACTGTAACTTactgcacatcctttccagctcatttttttttaaaataacaagtCAATACAAGGCACTTCCTCCTTCTTCAGTATCCAGCCTCACATACACGTCAGTTTAACCCTTTTTCCTTTGTCACCTCTCTCTTCGCTGTACACTAGATGCCAAGTGCTCCTGAccttttgactttttctttccCAGCCTTGTACTTTCTGGTGCTTACTCATTCCAACACCAAATCTCCTTGTCTTCTTCCCTCTGTTCATTAATTAAACCAAATACCATCTTGGCAGTCTTCTTCACCACCACAGACTGTATTTCAATCACATATTgattactttatttaaaatacattgtTGTGGTATACagagacaaaacaacaaaaactgtgtCTTTGGGCAACAAGCCATGGCTCTAACTGTAAGGTGAATAACTTACTTAACTAGATGAATTTCATATTTTCCAAAATTATTTTCAGGAATGTCGAGACACCTGCATTGTTTTATATTAATTTGGGAAGTGATTGTGTAATTTTAGTGTGGTACTCAATGAGACTGAACTGACAAAGGCAGTAGAGTTAATTTAACATGTACAGCAAATCTTACCTTCATTAACAGTCATGATACCAGTTGTGTTTTTGAAATGCCGAGTACCAAAGAACATAGCCAAAATAAGCAGAATGGCAACACCTCCTACTACAGCCACAGTCACAATGCAGAGGGAAGACTTAGTACctagaaaataaaatcattaagaAGAATATATTGAGATAATACATTCTTGTAGATGAAGATATAGTTTAAAGGGCTACAATTACCTCAAGTCACacatacagttaggtccatatatatttggacattgacacaagttttgtttttttacctgtttactAAAACACTTCCAATTAGAGTTATATGATGGACATAGACAGAATTTGTAGACACTCAGCTTGTATTTGAGGTTATCCACATACAAATTGGATGGAAGGTTTAAGAGTTTCAGCTCCTTAACATGTAccacctttttttaaaagggaccaaaagtaattggacaactGACTCGAAGATTATTTCTTGGGCAAGTGTGGGCAATTCCTTCGTTATGTCATTATCAATTAAGAAGATAAAAGGACTGAAGTTGATCTGAGGTGTGGTACTTGCATTTGGAAGATTTCACTGTAAACAGACAACAAAATAAGCTCTCCATGCAGCTCAAAAGCTGCCAgctgagaaaagagaaaaaaaaacatccaagaaATCACTACAGAggcaaaatctacagtttggCAGATTTGTTcaacccactgaattaaagctgaaagtctgcactttaacTGCATCAGagctgtttaatttaaaattcattgtggGGTTAGGGTTTACTTCTATTTATGCTTCAAACTCTAAAACCTCTTTAGCaatgatatttattattattattagtagtagtagtagtagtaaacactaaacaaaagaacttaaaaaaaacaacaactgtaataCCTGAACAGCCTGTAAGATGAATGGTGGTTTGTTCTCTGCTGACATTGTTTTGGACAATCATACACATCAGCTTTCCCATCAGTTGCCCATGTAAGCTCATGGTAGCATTTGAAATGCTCTGTTTTTCTGGACTATTTGCTCGTGTCTGTATCAGCACGTTAGTGTCCAAAGAGAAAATGAACTCCAGGTCATATTGTTCAGAGGAGCAGCTGACTGTCAGGCGGTCTGgtgacaacacaaacacacagtcacatatAGATGCAACAACAATTATAATATGTCATTGACAGCTCTACAACCTGTTATCTGTTTCTAAAGCCTTTATATACATACTTATGTTTGAAATATGTATGAATATGAAcaataatttgatttgattataaTTGGAAGTCTTTTATAATATATAACTGccaattataataaaataaaataacatgtaTTAAATACTATAATTATAATCCTGAAACTCGTATGTACCTGCAAAACTGactaaaaaaaacctgcagGTTTTGAATTTTGTGACCTTTCAGACATAAAGTCCTCAGtttgaaaaagttatttttcccTCTGTTTTTAGCTTCATAACACATTCTGACATTTACTTTAGTATTGCACATACGTTATTTGAAGACAGTGATTGTTTGGTTTTACCTAGTATAGCCAGATAGATGTGAACTGTGTGCAATAACACACCATCAGTAGAATTGTATTGTTCCATCGTGTACTCTCCAGAGtcattttttgttgcttttgttagATTGAATATTCCATTTCCAAAGAATGTACGACTCTTGaagttttcatttatattaacTAATGAAttcttttttaatcttaaaatgacATCTTTATTCTTTGTCAAGCTTGTCCTTGTATACGGAATAGTAGGTAAGTAAAAAATGAGTGGTTCTcctaaaaatccaaaacacgtcgGGGGTCGAGGTTCAGTTAGATTGCATTTCAATAACCCTAATGAGAAAATTaagaaaaggagaaattaaccattgtcattcatttttacaacagtgaaaaccatataCTTTGAATATTATACATTTCAAAtggtttatttttacagttactAACACATCTCATATCCCTGAAATGACTTGTTAATGACTATTTCAATGCAACAACTAATGAAACCATTATCTAATGTAATGTTATAcagcatttatatatatatatatatatatatatatatatatatatatatatatatatatatagttatgTATGCTTTTATGACATCAGACCACACAATGAATAAtacaatcaaatatttaaatgctTTTGTGAATTAATTGAAAAGCTGTATGAATTTTTTATCTACATAAATAATTGAAGCGTACCTTGTGCCACAGCAATGATTGCTGGAGCTGTGACAATCATGTAGATCAAAATCATTTTCTGTTGAGATACAATTAGAATATTGTTTCTACTGCACATATGACATAACACAACTAATATGTGTTTCCAAAATAGAAGGAAAGAACATGAGGACATAAGAAGTTGTAAAAAGATTTCTTGCATGAATTTtcaaggttgtttttttattaaatatattttagaattctttgttgttttttcgaAGTACAGTTGTTTCACTACATTTCTTGAGACATAAGTTTAGCACAACTGACCTGCAACAGAAGTCCTTCTCTGTGGCAGCAGGGTGGGACAAGCTATGGTGTTTTGGTTTGGACAGAAATAAGTAAGCATCTATTTAAAGTCACTGATGTCATATTAAGGCACTTAGTGTTgtatcatatttttttctgtacttgTACAAATATGTACATATACTGTAGTAGCTGGCTAATTTAGAgctatacattttttaaatatgcattttcAAGCTGCTGTATTGAGTACAAGTATAGAGGCACAGAAATTATCTCCAGATTAAACTGTTAATAATAATTCACAGGAAAGACTGTTCAACGGTATGTTTTACAGTACGTACAAAGCAAGATCTGATATCCTGTGTTAGTATTGTTCCTACGTCTTCATAACAAGATTGGTCCAAGATCAGCATTGCAACTGAccagtgctgtcagtgttgtcTGAGCATTTATTTAGCATTATATAATGCTGCTCCTCCAAACAATATaaatctgtctgtctgacaTTGCAGGCTAAAAAGTCAGAATGGTCCACAAAGTCTGGATCTTTGTAGACATACCATTAAATTACttatccatttttctttttcatttacgCTCTTGCAATGTAGATGATGTCAACATACACCGCATTATGAGAGTTTGTGAAAAGAGTTAACTCCTTAATGTGGGATGTTAAAACCAGATTACGCTAAAACCACAGCGCTTTCTATTTTAAGTGTCTCAGCTGAAGATACACTAACTGACTCGTGTATATTTtaagacacaaagaaagaacaaaaaagaaaagtaaaagaagTAAAACTTGAGAGAAAAAGCTCTGGTAGTTCAGGGAGTTCTTATAAATTTGCATACCATGTCAGTAGAGTGGGGCTGGAGTCTTTGCGGTCTGATTTTGGCCCCAGGCCCAAGTTCCAGTTTGGGACTTTGGCCCCATCATGTGGCTAGTACGGATcattacattatttgcaattCAACTCTTGTGTTTCACATCAAGGGTTTTTACAATCAGGCAGTCCTGCCTGTGCCCCTGAACAATAACAGTTAACTACACATTGTTAAGTTGTCTTGCTGCAATTgaagaattaaaac from Astatotilapia calliptera chromosome 10, fAstCal1.2, whole genome shotgun sequence harbors:
- the LOC113030660 gene encoding uncharacterized protein LOC113030660 isoform X2, whose amino-acid sequence is MERLHMYAFNPEMIFWATLSNYKHSSPKPVITAATEKNCSCWEKRPEIYHPGASGEFTCQRVRRHLILNMKMILIYIIIATPAMTAVPQGSSECNLTEPGPQTCFGVLGEPLVFYIPTKPHMKTSLKKSTEKILTLINDTLISLNEKYKNRTIFFPNGTLKLEKATKNDSGEYSMETHSSTDGVLLHTVNIHLHILAPVSEPAVLQMCLSPQQMTVSCSSEGDEVEFTLFLDDNLLIKTQPSIAENRNISNVSISLHGQLLGKLMCIVQNNISREQTIIHLISCTGNISDHCIVTVAVVVSAVAILLILAVFLGIRKFKNTTGIMTVNEDEAEEDVVYSDIRLKQLARESRETPPISNQDES
- the LOC113030660 gene encoding uncharacterized protein LOC113030660 isoform X1, whose translation is MERLHMYAFNPEMIFWATLSNYKHSSPKPVITAATEKNCSCWEKRPEIYHPGASGEFTCQRVRRHLILNMKMILIYIIIATPAMTAVPQGSSECNLTEPGPQTCFGVLGEPLVFYIPTKPHMKTSLKKSTEKILTLINDTLISLNEKYKNRTIFFPNGTLKLEKATKNDSGEYSMETHSSTDGVLLHTVNIHLHILAPVSEPAVMQMCLSPKQMTVSCFSEGDEVELILSLDDKLLIQTTANSTENNSVSNVTINLPGQLMGNLTCVAQNNASRKQTITHLTSCTAPVSEPAVLQMCLSPQQMTVSCSSEGDEVEFTLFLDDNLLIKTQPSIAENRNISNVSISLHGQLLGKLMCIVQNNISREQTIIHLISCTGNISDHCIVTVAVVVSAVAILLILAVFLGIRKFKNTTGIMTVNEDEAEEDVVYSDIRLKQLARESRETPPISNQDES